In Tachysurus vachellii isolate PV-2020 chromosome 3, HZAU_Pvac_v1, whole genome shotgun sequence, one genomic interval encodes:
- the gpcpd1 gene encoding glycerophosphocholine phosphodiesterase GPCPD1 isoform X2: MDCIQVTLTVRGTTLFGEVIAVVGSCETLGSWCYQKALPLQPTEGDGNVWKISITVSKGVEIKYRYFKGFFLETKNAGGPSQVIINNWETHHQPRSLSSSELNIEIDDGLFGFSNGVECLDSGWLTCQTEIRLRLHYSVKPPVSITKKKYKTSRFRLKLLEGIELEEDDESPSSWHKMTTTLEISMISDSGYKSRHSQPECGYALEPAKWTEYSIHTLEPDNLELVFEFFEEDLSEKVVQDDVHPGHVGTACLLSSSFLESGKDIGVVTLPIMSRSSRQTIGKVRVDYLVIRPIAGFNCDMSQCYTKYWRKRSALDVGHRGAGSTHAAKHHKIRENTIASFLSAANHGAAYVEFDVHLSKDLVPIVYHDLTCCISTKKKNDKDSMVLFEVPVKDLTFDQLQLLKLAHSTAMKVHDHKDLQDEEEYIDEHQPFPSLSQIFQTVPDNVGFNIELKWISQMKDGSWDGNLSTYFNMNQFLDVILTCVLQNAGKRRIVFSCFDPDVCAMVRRKQNKYPILFLTQGVSEVYPQLMDIRCQTTQIAMSFAQSENILGISAHAEDLLRNMDCITEAQSKGLVVFCWGDDNNDHENRMILRERGIDGLIYDRICEDLTEQSNIFKVEEQVSIKEVISEETLKSCACSTYSISCSDVPCSGEVRAGSSESDSGLSSS; this comes from the exons ATGGACTGTATTCAAGTGACTCTTACTGTTCGGGGAACTACATTGTTTG GTGAAGTAATAGCAGTAGTTGGAAGCTGTGAGACGCTAGGCAGTTGGTGCTATCAAAAAGCACTGCCTCTACAACCCACAGAAGGGGATGG CAATGTTTGGAAAATATCCATCACAGTTTCAAAGGGAGTAGAAATCAAGTATCGCTATTTTAAGGGGTTCTTCCTGGAAACGAAG AATGCAGGTGGTCCAAGTCAAGTCATAATCAATAATTGGGAGACCCATCATCAGCCTCGGTCATTGAGTTCCTCAG AATTGAATATTGAAATTGATGATGGCCTGTTTGGATTCTCTA ATGGTGTTGAATGTTTGGACTCTGGCTGGTTGACATGTCAGACAGAGATCCGTCTACGTCTTCATTACTCTGTTAAGCCACCAGTGTCTATTACTAAGAAGAAATACAAGACATCCCGCTTTAG ACTTAAATTGCTGGAAGGTATTGAATTggaggaggatgatgagagCCCTTCATCATGGCACAAGATGACCACCACACTAGAGATTAGTATGATCAGTGACAGTGGCTATAAGTCACGTCACTCCCAGCCAGAATGTGGCTATGCCCTGGAGCCAGCGAAATGGACTGAGTACAGCATTCACACATTGGAACCTGACAACCTGGAGCTTGTGTTTGAGTTTTTCGAG GAGGACCTAAGTGAAAAAGTCGTTCAGGATGATGTCCACCCAGGACACGTTGGCACCGCTTGCCTCTTATCTTCTTCCTTTCTGGAAAGTGGCAAAGATATTGGAGTGGTTACCCTCCCAATTATGAGCAGAAGTTCTAGGCAGACAATTGGCAAAGTCAGAG TGGACTACCTGGTTATTCGGCCTATCGCAGGCTTTAATTGTGACATGAGCCAGTGCTACACTAAGTACTGGCGGAAGAGGAGTGCTCTGGATGTGGGCCACAGAGGAGCAGGGAGCACACATGCTGCCAA ACATCACAAGATCAGGGAAAACACAATTGCCTCATTTCTAAGTGCTGCTAATCAT GGTGCTGCCTACGTGGAGTTTGATGTCCATCTGTCCAAGGACTTGGTTCCAATTGTGTACCATGATCTTACATGCTGTATTTCCACTAAGAAG AAAAATGATAAAGATTCTATGGTGTTGTTTGAAGTTCCTGTGAAAGATCTGACATTTGACCAGCTTCAACTtcttaaa cttgcCCACTCTACAGCTATGAAGGTGCATGATCATAAAG ATTTACAGGATGAGGAGGAATATATAGATGAACATCAGCCATTTCCTTCACTTTCTCAG ATCTTTCAGACTGTTCCAGACAACGTAGGATTTAATATTGAGCTGAAGTGGATATCCCAGATGAAG GATGGCTCTTGGGATGGAAACTTGTCCACTTACTTCAACATGAACCAGTTCCTGGATGTCATCCTCACCTGTGTACTCCAGAATGCTGGAAAGAGAAGGATCGTCTTCTCTTGTTTTGACCCTGATGTGTGTGCAAT GGTGCGCCGGAAGCAGAATAAATATCCCATCCTGTTCCTGACACAGGGTGTGTCAGAAGTCTACCCTCAGCTAATGGATATACGCTGTCAGACCACACAGATTGCTATGAGCTTTGCTCAGAGTGAGAACATACTG GGTATCAGTGCTCACGCTGAGGATCTACTGCGCAACATGGACTGTATTACAGAGGCCCAGTCTAAAGGCCTGGTGGTCTTTTGCTGGGGAGATGACAACAATGACCATGAGAACAGGATGATACTCAGGGAGAGAGGCATTGATGGCCTCATTTATGACAG AATCTGTGAGGACCTAACTGAGCAGTCCAACATCTTTAAAGTGGAAGAACAGGTATCAATAAAAGAGGTGATTTCTGAGGAGACGCTGAAGAGTTGTGCCTGCTCCACGTATAGTATTTCCTGCTCAGATGTGCCTTGCTCAGGTGAGGTTCGTGCAGGTAGCAGTGAGTCGGACTCAGGACTCAGCTCATCATGA
- the gpcpd1 gene encoding glycerophosphocholine phosphodiesterase GPCPD1 isoform X1 gives MDCIQVTLTVRGTTLFGEVIAVVGSCETLGSWCYQKALPLQPTEGDGNVWKISITVSKGVEIKYRYFKGFFLETKMPTNCGWVAEKVNAGGPSQVIINNWETHHQPRSLSSSELNIEIDDGLFGFSNGVECLDSGWLTCQTEIRLRLHYSVKPPVSITKKKYKTSRFRLKLLEGIELEEDDESPSSWHKMTTTLEISMISDSGYKSRHSQPECGYALEPAKWTEYSIHTLEPDNLELVFEFFEEDLSEKVVQDDVHPGHVGTACLLSSSFLESGKDIGVVTLPIMSRSSRQTIGKVRVDYLVIRPIAGFNCDMSQCYTKYWRKRSALDVGHRGAGSTHAAKHHKIRENTIASFLSAANHGAAYVEFDVHLSKDLVPIVYHDLTCCISTKKKNDKDSMVLFEVPVKDLTFDQLQLLKLAHSTAMKVHDHKDLQDEEEYIDEHQPFPSLSQIFQTVPDNVGFNIELKWISQMKDGSWDGNLSTYFNMNQFLDVILTCVLQNAGKRRIVFSCFDPDVCAMVRRKQNKYPILFLTQGVSEVYPQLMDIRCQTTQIAMSFAQSENILGISAHAEDLLRNMDCITEAQSKGLVVFCWGDDNNDHENRMILRERGIDGLIYDRICEDLTEQSNIFKVEEQVSIKEVISEETLKSCACSTYSISCSDVPCSGEVRAGSSESDSGLSSS, from the exons ATGGACTGTATTCAAGTGACTCTTACTGTTCGGGGAACTACATTGTTTG GTGAAGTAATAGCAGTAGTTGGAAGCTGTGAGACGCTAGGCAGTTGGTGCTATCAAAAAGCACTGCCTCTACAACCCACAGAAGGGGATGG CAATGTTTGGAAAATATCCATCACAGTTTCAAAGGGAGTAGAAATCAAGTATCGCTATTTTAAGGGGTTCTTCCTGGAAACGAAG ATGCCAACCAACTGTGGCTGGGTGGCTGAGAAAGTG AATGCAGGTGGTCCAAGTCAAGTCATAATCAATAATTGGGAGACCCATCATCAGCCTCGGTCATTGAGTTCCTCAG AATTGAATATTGAAATTGATGATGGCCTGTTTGGATTCTCTA ATGGTGTTGAATGTTTGGACTCTGGCTGGTTGACATGTCAGACAGAGATCCGTCTACGTCTTCATTACTCTGTTAAGCCACCAGTGTCTATTACTAAGAAGAAATACAAGACATCCCGCTTTAG ACTTAAATTGCTGGAAGGTATTGAATTggaggaggatgatgagagCCCTTCATCATGGCACAAGATGACCACCACACTAGAGATTAGTATGATCAGTGACAGTGGCTATAAGTCACGTCACTCCCAGCCAGAATGTGGCTATGCCCTGGAGCCAGCGAAATGGACTGAGTACAGCATTCACACATTGGAACCTGACAACCTGGAGCTTGTGTTTGAGTTTTTCGAG GAGGACCTAAGTGAAAAAGTCGTTCAGGATGATGTCCACCCAGGACACGTTGGCACCGCTTGCCTCTTATCTTCTTCCTTTCTGGAAAGTGGCAAAGATATTGGAGTGGTTACCCTCCCAATTATGAGCAGAAGTTCTAGGCAGACAATTGGCAAAGTCAGAG TGGACTACCTGGTTATTCGGCCTATCGCAGGCTTTAATTGTGACATGAGCCAGTGCTACACTAAGTACTGGCGGAAGAGGAGTGCTCTGGATGTGGGCCACAGAGGAGCAGGGAGCACACATGCTGCCAA ACATCACAAGATCAGGGAAAACACAATTGCCTCATTTCTAAGTGCTGCTAATCAT GGTGCTGCCTACGTGGAGTTTGATGTCCATCTGTCCAAGGACTTGGTTCCAATTGTGTACCATGATCTTACATGCTGTATTTCCACTAAGAAG AAAAATGATAAAGATTCTATGGTGTTGTTTGAAGTTCCTGTGAAAGATCTGACATTTGACCAGCTTCAACTtcttaaa cttgcCCACTCTACAGCTATGAAGGTGCATGATCATAAAG ATTTACAGGATGAGGAGGAATATATAGATGAACATCAGCCATTTCCTTCACTTTCTCAG ATCTTTCAGACTGTTCCAGACAACGTAGGATTTAATATTGAGCTGAAGTGGATATCCCAGATGAAG GATGGCTCTTGGGATGGAAACTTGTCCACTTACTTCAACATGAACCAGTTCCTGGATGTCATCCTCACCTGTGTACTCCAGAATGCTGGAAAGAGAAGGATCGTCTTCTCTTGTTTTGACCCTGATGTGTGTGCAAT GGTGCGCCGGAAGCAGAATAAATATCCCATCCTGTTCCTGACACAGGGTGTGTCAGAAGTCTACCCTCAGCTAATGGATATACGCTGTCAGACCACACAGATTGCTATGAGCTTTGCTCAGAGTGAGAACATACTG GGTATCAGTGCTCACGCTGAGGATCTACTGCGCAACATGGACTGTATTACAGAGGCCCAGTCTAAAGGCCTGGTGGTCTTTTGCTGGGGAGATGACAACAATGACCATGAGAACAGGATGATACTCAGGGAGAGAGGCATTGATGGCCTCATTTATGACAG AATCTGTGAGGACCTAACTGAGCAGTCCAACATCTTTAAAGTGGAAGAACAGGTATCAATAAAAGAGGTGATTTCTGAGGAGACGCTGAAGAGTTGTGCCTGCTCCACGTATAGTATTTCCTGCTCAGATGTGCCTTGCTCAGGTGAGGTTCGTGCAGGTAGCAGTGAGTCGGACTCAGGACTCAGCTCATCATGA
- the napbb gene encoding N-ethylmaleimide-sensitive factor attachment protein, beta b isoform X1, which translates to MDNSSKEKEAIQLMAEADKKVKSSGSFLGGMFGGNQKLEEACEMYARAANMFKMAKNWTAAGNAFCQSARLHMQLQNKHDSATSFVDAGNAFKKADPQESINCLNAAIDIYTDMGRFTIAAKHHITIAEVYESELVDIEKAIAHYEQAADYYKGEESNSSANKCLLKVASYSAQLEQYQKAIEIYEQVGTNTMDNPLLKYSAKEYFFKASLCHFIVDELNAKLAVEKYEEMFPAFSDSRECKLVKKLLEAHEEQNAEAFTEAVKEFDSISRLDQWLTTMLLRIKKTIQGDDGDLK; encoded by the exons ATGGACAATTCCAGCAAGGAGAAAGAAGCAATTCAGTTAATGGCTGAAGCTGACAAGAAAGTGAAGTCCTCCGGGTCTTTTTTAGGAGGAATGTTCGG AGGGAATCAAAAATTAGAGGAGGCTTGTGAGATGTATGCCAGAGCAGCGAACATGTTCAAGATGGCAAAAAATTGGACCG CTGCAGGAAACGCATTCTGCCAATCAGCCAGACTACACATGCAGCTCCAAAACAAACACGATTCAGCCACTAGCTTTGTCGATGCTGGAAACGCTTTCAAGAAGGCTGATCCACAGG AGTCTATCAACTGCTTAAATGCAGCCATCGATATATACACAGATATG gGTCGATTCACTATAGCAGCCAAGCACCATATCACAATTGCTGAGGTGTATGAGTCAGAACTGGTGGACATTGAGAAG GCAATTGCCCATTATGAACAAGCTGCAGACTATTACAAAGGCGAGGAGTCAAACAG ctctgCAAACAAGTGTCTCCTGAAGGTTGCGTCATATAGTGCACAGCTGGAACAGTATCAGAAGGCCATCGAGATCTATGAACAG GTTGGAACAAACACCATGGACAACCCCTTACTGAAATACAGCGCCAAAGAGTATTTCTTTAAAGCTTCTTTATGTCACTTCATTGTAGATGAACTGAACGCAAAG CTGGCTGTTGAGAAGTATGAGGAAATGTTCCCAGCATTCTCAGATTCAAGAGAGTGCAAACTTGTGAAG AAACTTCTGGAAGCCCACGAGGAGCAGAATGCAGAGGCTTTCACAGAAGCA GTTAAAGAGTTTGATTCTATCTCACGTCTGGACCAGTGGTTGACCACCATGCTTCTGCGCATCAAGAAAACCATCCAGGGTGATGATGGAGACTTGAAGTGA
- the napbb gene encoding N-ethylmaleimide-sensitive factor attachment protein, beta b isoform X2 has translation MPEQRTCSRWQKIGPLQETHSANQPDYTCSSKTNTIQPLALSMLETLSRRLIHRGRFTIAAKHHITIAEVYESELVDIEKAIAHYEQAADYYKGEESNSSANKCLLKVASYSAQLEQYQKAIEIYEQVGTNTMDNPLLKYSAKEYFFKASLCHFIVDELNAKLAVEKYEEMFPAFSDSRECKLVKKLLEAHEEQNAEAFTEAVKEFDSISRLDQWLTTMLLRIKKTIQGDDGDLK, from the exons ATGCCAGAGCAGCGAACATGTTCAAGATGGCAAAAAATTGGACCG CTGCAGGAAACGCATTCTGCCAATCAGCCAGACTACACATGCAGCTCCAAAACAAACACGATTCAGCCACTAGCTTTGTCGATGCTGGAAACGCTTTCAAGAAGGCTGATCCACAGG gGTCGATTCACTATAGCAGCCAAGCACCATATCACAATTGCTGAGGTGTATGAGTCAGAACTGGTGGACATTGAGAAG GCAATTGCCCATTATGAACAAGCTGCAGACTATTACAAAGGCGAGGAGTCAAACAG ctctgCAAACAAGTGTCTCCTGAAGGTTGCGTCATATAGTGCACAGCTGGAACAGTATCAGAAGGCCATCGAGATCTATGAACAG GTTGGAACAAACACCATGGACAACCCCTTACTGAAATACAGCGCCAAAGAGTATTTCTTTAAAGCTTCTTTATGTCACTTCATTGTAGATGAACTGAACGCAAAG CTGGCTGTTGAGAAGTATGAGGAAATGTTCCCAGCATTCTCAGATTCAAGAGAGTGCAAACTTGTGAAG AAACTTCTGGAAGCCCACGAGGAGCAGAATGCAGAGGCTTTCACAGAAGCA GTTAAAGAGTTTGATTCTATCTCACGTCTGGACCAGTGGTTGACCACCATGCTTCTGCGCATCAAGAAAACCATCCAGGGTGATGATGGAGACTTGAAGTGA